Below is a genomic region from Planctomycetia bacterium.
ATTCTTCACTGCCTACCATCAATACACATAGGAGAATTCGATGAAAAACGCCAAAGCAAAAAAGGAATTGTCCTCCACACAACGTGATGCGCTTCTCAAAGCACTGCGAACCCGCTTTGAGGAGAACACGCACCGGCACAAGGGCATCGAATGGGCACGGGTTCAAGCCAGGCTGGAAACGAAGCCAGACAAGCTTTGGTCGCTACATGAAATGGAAAGAACCGGTGGTGAACCGGATGTTGTCGGTCACGATAAAAAGACAGGCGAGGTTCTCTTCTTCGATTGTTCACCGGAAACCCCCAAGGGCCGCAGAAGCATCTGTTACGATCCGGAAGCACTGGCATCGCGGAAAGAAAACAAACCAGCCGACAGCGCACTGGGTATGGCTGCGGCTATGGGCGTTGAGGTTCTCACGGAAGAGCAGTATCGAGAACTCCAGAAACTGGGAGAGTTCGATACGAAAACGTCGAGCTGGATTATTACTCCGCCTGACATTCGAGGGCTAGGCGGCGCGCTGTTCTGTGA
It encodes:
- a CDS encoding DUF4256 domain-containing protein, yielding MKNAKAKKELSSTQRDALLKALRTRFEENTHRHKGIEWARVQARLETKPDKLWSLHEMERTGGEPDVVGHDKKTGEVLFFDCSPETPKGRRSICYDPEALASRKENKPADSALGMAAAMGVEVLTEEQYRELQKLGEFDTKTSSWIITPPDIRGLGGALFCDRRYDTVFLYHNGAESYYAARAFSKTILRIQVIHEIL